Proteins encoded within one genomic window of Cryptosporangium minutisporangium:
- a CDS encoding sensor histidine kinase — MPTSLKGLRPAATSKGPVRRVPNAGTPSEDRKNSGHEPASRPLTRSQRFLGNAPIRVKVVLITLVPLMAMFLFAGILTYIVTDEAQSAQQVQQLARLGSQASNLVNDLQLERAAAANWVADPGKEESHPPLRRFTQRATATDATLREFIAEAGRLDADTKAPIQSQLQNVTRGSTTLVNQRANLLKQARNEGVSVSVAAAKYETLIGDLLQISDGLARAADDRVLSDQLRAVAAFARYKEAVNQEQVSVLDVLVDENRTFTNDTFKTVLAASIRQELFNAQFQSSASNTQRGIRNETVSQESPYRSLSGSVRKTQIGAPITTTVPLWVDTSTQSDTVLRGVEQKLNADAVNAAAEFRDDAIRKTIIVITVALAALVVALLVSLAVARSMVRPLVRLRSSALEVAYQSLPEVVRKLQDADQQTAAQASAETKARTLDIRSGDEIGQVAQAFNAVHLEAVRVASEQAQLRQSVSTMFVNLSRRSQLLVDRLIRLIDGLEQGERDPDRLSELFKLDHLATRMRRNDENLLVLAGADAGRRWTRPAPLVDVLRAATAEVEQYTRVKLGSIDDSVEISASAVNDLVHLVAEILENATSFSSPRTDVVVDSRRVGDHVVIEIEDQGIGMSREQLAEFNERLAKPPVFDIAVSRMMGLFVVGRLASRHGVKVMLRDASGGGVLAIVTLPSGVLHGDQPVAPALPPAETDEQAADRPVERIASERVDRSEPPALPAANAPYAPTGSFGAPAPGQPPFGGALQPPSGPFGGGQPPFAGQPPFGGQHGQPAQHGQPAQPEQPHPFAPQPFAPASSSEQPEQPAPDQWRPMNAPPFGGVRQDSDEHDAQREAFGPPARGPQTPPTARDLFGPVTPEPLPQRDPREDSGAQPAFPFAQTTPTPAQPPFAAPAAAEEQPDPSWSEPTRPVPIIRDPAAAAATGTHSILGDLRPEPTPVEAREPDLTWSTGGLGARQPEGRTPSEESTQPTSPAQPAASTPADQPGPKPLPVRDPFTSRETQPRPAAGQPAAGQPAPAAPGGRPAAPATPATPAQAPPAQPPAAQAPAAEAAQPGLPSRGGSAADAMAALRREAAADRSSTTGAQKVFRAGPSDPPNSDPTIEMPLPIFDAIESEWFRSRTAAAPRNGSNGSNGSSSSWSPPRVPEAPGARPASSRSEESEPPTADDASQITGGSLADAPVSPAVGGEAPFPQSATAAWSHARSNGSTDEPTTPSGPDREEEPVGVGAARQPATAAWESPADAGWRAAQAAAETAPSSTTKSGLPKRVPMAHFVPGRVETAAKKASRPTSHRSPEAVRGVLSSYRSGLEQGRQAGRPSRTGTTFAGSPETQEEM; from the coding sequence TGACGGACGAGGCTCAGTCGGCCCAGCAGGTGCAACAGCTGGCGCGTCTCGGTAGCCAGGCCTCGAACCTGGTGAACGACCTCCAGCTCGAGCGCGCGGCCGCTGCCAACTGGGTCGCGGACCCGGGTAAGGAAGAAAGCCACCCGCCGCTCCGCCGCTTCACCCAGCGCGCCACCGCGACCGACGCGACGCTTCGGGAGTTCATCGCCGAGGCCGGCCGACTCGACGCCGACACCAAGGCGCCGATCCAGAGTCAGCTCCAGAACGTGACGCGCGGCTCGACCACCCTGGTGAACCAGCGCGCCAACCTCCTGAAGCAGGCCCGCAACGAGGGCGTGAGCGTCAGCGTCGCTGCCGCGAAGTACGAGACGCTGATCGGCGACCTCCTGCAGATCAGTGACGGCCTCGCTAGGGCCGCTGACGACCGCGTGCTCTCCGACCAGCTCCGCGCCGTGGCGGCGTTCGCCCGCTACAAGGAAGCGGTCAACCAGGAGCAGGTCAGCGTCCTCGACGTCCTGGTGGACGAGAACCGGACGTTCACGAACGACACGTTCAAGACGGTCCTGGCCGCCTCGATCCGGCAGGAGCTGTTCAACGCGCAGTTCCAGAGCAGCGCATCGAACACGCAGCGCGGGATCCGTAACGAAACGGTCAGCCAGGAATCGCCGTACCGCTCGCTGAGCGGCAGTGTCCGGAAGACCCAGATCGGCGCACCGATCACCACGACCGTGCCCCTGTGGGTCGACACCAGCACCCAGTCCGACACGGTGCTGCGCGGCGTCGAGCAGAAGCTCAACGCGGACGCCGTGAACGCCGCCGCCGAGTTCCGCGACGACGCGATCCGCAAGACGATCATCGTCATCACGGTCGCGCTGGCCGCCCTGGTCGTCGCTCTCCTGGTCTCGCTCGCCGTCGCCCGCTCGATGGTCCGCCCGCTGGTGCGACTGCGGTCCTCGGCGCTGGAGGTCGCGTACCAGAGCCTTCCGGAGGTCGTCCGCAAGCTGCAGGACGCCGACCAGCAGACCGCAGCGCAGGCCTCGGCCGAGACCAAGGCCCGCACGCTGGACATCCGGTCCGGCGACGAGATCGGCCAGGTGGCCCAGGCGTTCAACGCCGTCCACCTGGAGGCCGTCCGGGTCGCGTCCGAGCAGGCGCAGCTGCGGCAGAGCGTCTCGACGATGTTCGTCAACCTCTCCCGCCGCTCGCAGCTCCTGGTCGACCGGCTGATCCGCCTGATCGACGGTCTGGAGCAGGGCGAGCGCGACCCCGACCGCCTCTCCGAGCTGTTCAAGCTCGACCACCTCGCCACCCGAATGCGGCGGAACGACGAGAACCTCCTGGTCCTCGCCGGCGCCGACGCGGGTCGCCGGTGGACCCGCCCGGCCCCGCTGGTCGACGTTCTCCGCGCCGCGACCGCCGAGGTGGAGCAGTACACCCGGGTCAAGCTCGGCTCGATCGACGACTCCGTCGAGATCTCGGCCTCGGCCGTGAACGACCTCGTCCACCTGGTCGCGGAGATCCTGGAGAACGCCACCTCGTTCTCCTCGCCGCGCACCGACGTCGTGGTCGACTCCCGCCGGGTCGGCGACCACGTGGTCATCGAGATCGAGGACCAGGGCATCGGTATGTCCCGGGAGCAGCTGGCGGAGTTCAACGAGCGGCTGGCCAAGCCGCCGGTGTTCGACATCGCCGTCTCCCGCATGATGGGCCTGTTCGTGGTCGGCCGGCTGGCCTCCCGGCACGGCGTCAAGGTCATGCTGCGGGACGCCTCCGGCGGCGGTGTGCTGGCGATCGTCACGCTGCCCTCGGGCGTTCTGCACGGCGACCAGCCGGTGGCCCCGGCGCTTCCGCCGGCCGAGACCGACGAGCAGGCCGCCGACCGTCCGGTCGAGCGGATCGCGTCGGAGCGGGTCGACCGGTCCGAGCCGCCTGCTCTCCCGGCCGCGAACGCCCCGTACGCCCCCACCGGCTCGTTCGGTGCTCCGGCTCCCGGCCAGCCGCCCTTCGGCGGCGCACTGCAGCCGCCGTCCGGGCCGTTCGGTGGTGGCCAGCCGCCGTTCGCCGGCCAGCCGCCGTTCGGTGGCCAGCACGGTCAGCCGGCTCAGCACGGCCAGCCGGCTCAGCCCGAGCAGCCGCACCCGTTCGCGCCGCAGCCGTTCGCGCCTGCCTCCTCCTCCGAGCAGCCCGAGCAGCCGGCTCCCGACCAGTGGCGTCCGATGAACGCGCCGCCGTTCGGCGGGGTCCGGCAGGACAGCGACGAGCACGACGCGCAGCGCGAAGCCTTCGGACCGCCGGCCCGTGGCCCGCAGACTCCGCCGACCGCCCGGGACCTGTTCGGCCCGGTGACGCCGGAGCCGCTGCCGCAGCGTGACCCGCGGGAAGACAGCGGTGCCCAGCCGGCCTTCCCGTTCGCTCAGACGACGCCGACCCCGGCTCAGCCGCCGTTCGCCGCGCCCGCCGCGGCGGAGGAGCAGCCCGACCCGAGTTGGTCCGAGCCGACCCGTCCGGTGCCGATCATCCGCGACCCCGCGGCCGCGGCCGCGACCGGAACGCACAGCATCCTCGGCGACCTGCGACCCGAGCCGACTCCGGTCGAGGCCCGCGAGCCCGATCTGACCTGGAGCACCGGCGGGCTCGGCGCTCGTCAGCCGGAGGGGCGGACGCCGTCCGAGGAGTCCACTCAGCCGACCTCGCCCGCGCAGCCTGCGGCGAGCACCCCGGCCGACCAGCCCGGGCCCAAGCCGCTGCCGGTTCGCGACCCGTTCACGAGCCGCGAGACGCAGCCCCGTCCGGCGGCGGGTCAGCCGGCGGCGGGTCAGCCGGCCCCGGCCGCGCCGGGCGGGCGCCCCGCAGCTCCGGCCACCCCGGCCACCCCGGCCCAGGCTCCCCCGGCTCAGCCTCCGGCGGCTCAGGCCCCGGCGGCCGAGGCGGCTCAGCCGGGTCTGCCGAGCCGCGGTGGCTCGGCGGCGGACGCGATGGCCGCGCTGCGACGCGAAGCCGCCGCAGACCGGTCGAGCACCACCGGCGCGCAGAAGGTCTTCCGCGCCGGTCCGTCCGACCCGCCGAACTCGGACCCGACGATCGAGATGCCGCTCCCGATCTTCGACGCGATCGAGTCGGAGTGGTTCCGGTCGCGCACCGCCGCGGCGCCGCGCAACGGGAGCAACGGCAGTAACGGCAGCAGCAGCTCCTGGTCCCCGCCGCGGGTTCCGGAGGCCCCGGGAGCCCGCCCAGCGTCCTCGCGGAGCGAGGAATCCGAGCCGCCCACCGCGGACGACGCCAGCCAGATCACCGGCGGCTCGCTGGCGGACGCTCCGGTGTCCCCCGCGGTCGGTGGCGAGGCGCCCTTCCCGCAGAGCGCGACCGCGGCCTGGAGCCACGCGCGCTCGAACGGGAGCACAGACGAGCCGACCACCCCCAGTGGTCCGGACCGCGAGGAAGAACCGGTCGGCGTCGGCGCTGCGCGTCAGCCCGCGACGGCCGCATGGGAGTCTCCGGCGGACGCCGGGTGGCGTGCCGCGCAGGCGGCAGCCGAGACAGCTCCCAGCAGCACCACCAAGTCGGGCCTACCGAAGCGTGTTCCGATGGCACACTTCGTGCCAGGCCGTGTGGAGACGGCGGCGAAGAAAGCTTCTCGCCCGACGTCCCACCGGTCGCCCGAGGCGGTGCGGGGCGTTCTGTCCAGCTACCGCAGCGGTCTCGAGCAAGGGCGGCAGGCCGGGCGCCCGTCCCGGACCGGTACGACCTTTGCCGGCTCACCTGAAACGCAGGAGGAGATGTGA
- a CDS encoding roadblock/LC7 domain-containing protein, protein MSSLSHDAQNLNWLVANFANRVPGIAHAVAVSADGLLLAVSDGLPRDRADQLAAIASGLVSLTQGAALCFEGGNVSQTVVEMDTGFLLVMSISDGSSLAVLASRACDIGQVGYEMALLVERVGQVLTPALRSELHASLPR, encoded by the coding sequence GTGAGCTCGCTGAGCCACGATGCCCAGAACCTCAACTGGTTGGTGGCGAACTTCGCCAACCGCGTCCCCGGCATCGCCCACGCCGTGGCCGTGTCCGCCGACGGACTGCTGTTGGCGGTCTCCGACGGACTGCCTCGGGACCGAGCCGACCAGCTCGCGGCGATCGCGTCGGGCCTGGTGAGCCTCACACAGGGCGCCGCTCTCTGCTTCGAGGGTGGCAACGTCAGTCAGACCGTCGTGGAGATGGACACTGGCTTCCTGCTGGTGATGTCCATCAGCGACGGTTCGTCGTTGGCCGTGCTCGCGTCTCGTGCGTGTGACATCGGCCAGGTCGGGTACGAGATGGCACTGCTCGTGGAGCGCGTCGGCCAGGTCCTGACGCCGGCGCTGCGGTCAGAGCTCCACGCGTCCCTGCCCCGATAA
- a CDS encoding DUF742 domain-containing protein yields MSTEYVDQSGPLVRPYAMTGGRTRPRVDIAMEALVTATARGDREAGTGRHEWQKIVELCQQVQSLAEIAAYLGTPLGVARVIVGDMAEAGMLDVHEPGRLDDQLGTYLLERVLSGLRKL; encoded by the coding sequence ATGAGCACCGAGTACGTCGATCAAAGCGGGCCGCTGGTGCGCCCGTACGCGATGACTGGGGGTCGAACCAGACCCCGAGTCGATATCGCGATGGAAGCACTGGTCACGGCGACCGCCCGCGGAGACCGCGAGGCGGGGACCGGCCGGCACGAGTGGCAGAAGATCGTCGAACTCTGTCAACAAGTGCAGTCGCTGGCAGAGATCGCGGCGTATCTTGGCACTCCGCTCGGGGTTGCCCGAGTGATCGTCGGCGACATGGCCGAGGCTGGAATGCTGGACGTGCACGAGCCCGGCAGGCTCGACGACCAGCTCGGAACGTATCTGCTGGAAAGGGTGCTCAGTGGACTTCGGAAGCTCTAG
- a CDS encoding GTP-binding protein, with protein sequence MDFGSSSPGRAPRVTASRATSAKIVIAGGFGVGKTTLVGSVSEIRPLTTEAVMTAAAIDVDDASKIPGKSTTTVAMDFGRITLDEDLILYLFGTPGQTRFWFMWDELVRGAIGAVVLVDTRRLADCFAAVDFFEQRGLPYVVGLNCFDGVQPYTTQDVRDALTIGQEVPIINCDARGRESTKALLISLVEYVLRLRGAAPAGVGS encoded by the coding sequence GTGGACTTCGGAAGCTCTAGCCCCGGCCGCGCGCCGCGGGTGACGGCGAGCCGCGCCACCTCCGCCAAGATCGTCATCGCGGGCGGGTTCGGCGTGGGCAAGACCACGCTTGTCGGCTCGGTGTCGGAGATCCGTCCGCTCACCACCGAGGCGGTGATGACTGCCGCCGCGATCGACGTCGACGATGCTTCGAAGATTCCGGGTAAGTCCACCACCACGGTGGCGATGGACTTCGGCCGGATCACGCTCGACGAGGACTTGATCCTGTACCTGTTCGGTACCCCCGGACAGACACGGTTCTGGTTCATGTGGGACGAGCTGGTGCGCGGTGCGATCGGCGCGGTCGTGCTGGTGGACACTCGTCGCCTGGCCGACTGCTTCGCCGCCGTCGACTTCTTCGAGCAGCGCGGGCTGCCGTACGTCGTCGGCCTGAACTGCTTCGACGGCGTCCAGCCGTACACGACGCAGGACGTGCGGGACGCGCTGACGATCGGCCAGGAAGTGCCGATCATCAACTGCGACGCCCGTGGGCGGGAGTCGACCAAGGCCCTGCTCATCTCGCTCGTCGAGTACGTTTTACGCCTGCGCGGCGCTGCTCCGGCCGGCGTCGGCAGCTAA
- the leuA gene encoding 2-isopropylmalate synthase → MSFVRNPQRPSGMPIHRYTPFTPIDLADRTWPGKQTTEAPLWCAVDLRDGNQALIDPMSPARKRKMFELLVRMGYKEIEVGFPAASQTDFDFIRQIIEEDLIPDDVTIQVLTQARDELIHRTFDAVRGAKQAIVHLYNSTSTLQRRVVFGLDREGITGIATNGARLCQKLSESMGDTFIRFEYSPESYTGTELEYAAEVCNAVSEIWEPSDDRPVILNLPATVEMATPNVYADSIEWMNRNLAYRDNIILSLHPHNDRGTAVAAAELGVLAGADRVEGCLFGNGERTGNVCLVTLGMNLFSQGIDPMINFSDIDEVRRTVEYCNQLPVAERHPWGGDLVYTAFSGSHQDAIKKGFEWMERDAAAAGVPVDDFRWAVPYLPIDPKDIGRTYEAVIRVNSQSGKGGVAYVMKTEHQFDLPRRLQIEFSQVVQKITDNEGGEVSPEAMWSVFRDEYLPNPDNSWGRLALLTYRTVDDGMSFDVVLDGVEKTLTASGNGPINAFVNALSEVGIPVRVLDYAEHAMSAGGDARAAAYTECAVGEDQVRWGVGVDTNIVTSSLKAVVSAVNRGYRA, encoded by the coding sequence ATGAGCTTCGTCCGCAATCCCCAGCGTCCCAGCGGGATGCCGATCCACCGCTACACCCCCTTCACGCCGATCGACCTGGCCGACCGCACGTGGCCGGGCAAGCAGACCACCGAAGCGCCGCTGTGGTGCGCGGTCGACCTGCGGGACGGCAACCAGGCACTGATCGACCCGATGAGCCCGGCCCGCAAGCGCAAGATGTTCGAGCTGCTGGTCCGGATGGGCTACAAGGAGATCGAGGTCGGCTTCCCCGCGGCCAGCCAGACCGATTTCGACTTCATCCGGCAGATCATCGAGGAAGACCTGATCCCGGACGACGTCACGATCCAGGTTCTGACGCAGGCGCGGGACGAACTGATCCACCGCACGTTCGACGCCGTCCGCGGCGCCAAGCAGGCGATCGTCCACCTGTACAACTCCACCTCGACGCTGCAGCGACGCGTGGTCTTCGGGCTGGACCGCGAGGGCATCACCGGCATCGCCACGAACGGCGCCCGGCTCTGCCAGAAGCTGTCCGAGTCGATGGGCGACACGTTCATCCGCTTCGAGTACTCCCCCGAGTCCTACACCGGGACCGAGCTGGAGTACGCCGCCGAGGTGTGCAACGCGGTCAGCGAGATCTGGGAGCCGTCCGACGACCGGCCGGTGATCCTGAACCTGCCGGCGACCGTGGAGATGGCCACGCCGAACGTCTACGCCGACTCGATCGAGTGGATGAACCGGAACCTGGCCTACCGCGACAACATCATCCTGTCGCTGCACCCGCACAACGACCGCGGTACCGCGGTGGCCGCCGCCGAGCTGGGCGTGCTGGCCGGCGCCGACCGGGTCGAGGGCTGCCTGTTCGGCAACGGCGAGCGCACCGGCAACGTCTGCCTGGTGACGCTGGGCATGAACCTGTTCAGCCAGGGCATCGACCCGATGATCAACTTCAGCGACATCGACGAGGTACGCCGCACCGTCGAGTACTGCAACCAGCTGCCGGTCGCCGAGCGCCACCCCTGGGGCGGTGACCTCGTCTACACCGCCTTCTCCGGATCGCACCAGGACGCGATCAAGAAGGGCTTCGAGTGGATGGAGCGGGACGCCGCCGCGGCCGGCGTCCCCGTCGACGACTTCCGCTGGGCCGTGCCGTACCTGCCGATCGACCCGAAGGACATCGGCCGCACCTACGAGGCCGTCATCCGGGTGAACTCGCAGTCCGGCAAGGGCGGCGTCGCCTACGTCATGAAGACCGAGCACCAGTTCGACCTGCCGCGTCGTCTGCAGATCGAGTTCTCGCAGGTCGTCCAGAAGATCACCGACAACGAGGGCGGCGAGGTCAGCCCCGAGGCGATGTGGTCGGTGTTCCGCGACGAGTACCTGCCGAACCCGGACAACTCGTGGGGACGCCTGGCGCTGCTGACCTACCGCACCGTGGACGACGGGATGTCCTTCGACGTCGTCCTGGACGGCGTGGAGAAGACGCTGACGGCGTCCGGCAACGGCCCGATCAACGCGTTCGTGAACGCGCTGAGCGAGGTCGGCATCCCCGTCCGAGTCCTCGACTACGCCGAGCACGCGATGTCCGCCGGTGGGGACGCCAGGGCGGCTGCCTACACCGAGTGCGCGGTCGGCGAGGACCAGGTGCGCTGGGGCGTCGGCGTCGACACGAACATCGTCACCTCGTCGCTGAAGGCCGTCGTCAGCGCCGTGAACCGCGGCTACCGGGCCTGA
- a CDS encoding GNAT family N-acetyltransferase, with the protein MSHTRTYLEMTSPDELVPGRPVEDLTVTPIDDQPELIKDLERRIGAPYGWKSANRPDEEWVALLADPLRRRWAVRHRGEPVGLVELAPRADPGEGQSDTEAEIVTFGLVPEAVGKGLGGYALTLALRLAWELHPGVRRVWLHTSSQDHPNALRNYQARGLRPYRTDEQP; encoded by the coding sequence ATGAGTCATACCCGGACGTACCTGGAGATGACGTCCCCGGACGAGCTGGTGCCCGGCCGTCCGGTCGAGGACCTGACCGTCACGCCCATCGACGACCAGCCCGAGTTGATCAAGGACCTGGAGCGGCGGATCGGCGCGCCGTACGGCTGGAAGAGCGCGAACCGCCCGGACGAGGAGTGGGTCGCGTTGCTCGCCGACCCGCTGCGGCGCCGGTGGGCGGTGCGGCACCGCGGTGAGCCGGTCGGACTGGTCGAACTCGCGCCCCGGGCGGACCCCGGCGAGGGGCAGTCCGACACCGAGGCGGAGATCGTCACGTTCGGGCTGGTGCCGGAGGCCGTGGGCAAGGGGCTCGGCGGGTACGCGCTCACGCTTGCCCTGCGGCTCGCGTGGGAGCTGCACCCGGGCGTGCGGCGGGTATGGCTGCACACGTCGAGCCAGGATCACCCGAACGCGCTGCGCAACTACCAGGCCCGAGGTCTGCGCCCCTACCGCACCGACGAGCAGCCCTAG